The proteins below come from a single Oryzomicrobium terrae genomic window:
- a CDS encoding aldehyde dehydrogenase family protein, with the protein MIVRDAFYIDGRWVPPSGSGTQEVVNPATEQPLGRVPLGDAADADAAVRAARAAFPAWSRTAPAERGALLAKVAAGLKARQQEIGELIAREVGMPLKLAVRIQAGNPIASFEACAAIAAEGFADEVIGHSRVAYLPVGVVAAITPWNYPLHQIAAKVAAALAAGCTVVLKPSEVAPLNAFVLAEVMAEAGVPAGVFNLVTGLGPVVGEALAAHPVVDAVSFTGSTRAGKRVAALAAETVKRVSLELGGKSASVILPEAAADAALLAQAVKGTVGACFLNSGQTCSALTRLLVPAAQHDAAAELAVAAAQAYAPGDPFAEATRLGPLVTRAQRERVRDFICQGVADGATLLTGGPEAPEGLETGWYVRPTVFGDVRSTMTIAREEIFGPVLAILPYRDEAEALQLANDTAYGLGGAVWCPDGDKALAFARQMRTGQVDINGAFFNFQAPFGGFKQSGYGRELGRHGVMEFLEPQSVQLKA; encoded by the coding sequence ATGATCGTGCGCGACGCCTTCTACATCGACGGACGCTGGGTGCCCCCGTCCGGGAGCGGCACCCAGGAGGTGGTCAATCCGGCCACCGAGCAGCCCCTGGGCCGGGTGCCCCTGGGCGATGCCGCCGATGCCGACGCGGCGGTGCGCGCCGCCCGGGCCGCCTTCCCCGCCTGGAGCCGCACCGCCCCGGCCGAGCGGGGCGCCCTGCTGGCCAAGGTGGCCGCCGGGCTGAAGGCCCGCCAGCAGGAAATCGGCGAACTGATCGCCCGGGAGGTGGGCATGCCCCTCAAGCTGGCGGTGCGCATCCAGGCCGGCAACCCCATCGCCTCCTTCGAGGCCTGCGCCGCCATTGCCGCCGAGGGCTTCGCCGACGAGGTGATCGGCCATTCCCGGGTCGCCTACCTGCCGGTGGGGGTGGTGGCCGCCATCACCCCGTGGAACTACCCCTTGCATCAGATTGCCGCCAAGGTGGCGGCGGCCCTGGCGGCGGGCTGCACCGTGGTGCTCAAGCCCTCGGAAGTGGCGCCCCTCAATGCCTTCGTCCTGGCCGAGGTGATGGCCGAGGCGGGCGTGCCCGCCGGCGTGTTCAACCTGGTCACCGGCCTGGGGCCGGTGGTAGGCGAGGCCCTGGCCGCCCACCCGGTGGTGGACGCGGTGTCGTTCACCGGCTCGACCCGGGCCGGCAAACGGGTGGCGGCCCTGGCCGCCGAGACGGTCAAGCGCGTCTCCCTGGAACTGGGCGGCAAGTCGGCCTCGGTGATCCTGCCCGAGGCGGCGGCCGACGCGGCACTGCTCGCCCAGGCGGTGAAGGGCACGGTGGGGGCCTGCTTCCTCAACTCCGGCCAGACCTGCTCGGCCCTGACCCGGCTGCTGGTGCCGGCGGCCCAGCACGACGCGGCGGCCGAACTGGCGGTGGCGGCGGCCCAGGCCTACGCGCCGGGGGACCCCTTCGCCGAGGCTACCCGCCTCGGCCCCCTGGTCACTCGGGCCCAGCGCGAGCGGGTGCGGGACTTCATCTGCCAAGGGGTGGCCGATGGGGCAACCCTGCTCACCGGCGGCCCCGAGGCGCCGGAAGGATTGGAAACTGGCTGGTACGTGCGCCCCACCGTGTTCGGCGACGTGCGCTCCACCATGACCATCGCCAGGGAAGAGATCTTCGGCCCGGTGCTGGCCATCCTGCCCTACCGGGACGAAGCGGAAGCCCTGCAACTGGCCAACGACACCGCCTACGGCCTGGGCGGCGCGGTGTGGTGCCCGGACGGCGACAAGGCCCTGGCCTTCGCCCGGCAGATGCGCACCGGCCAGGTGGACATCAACGGCGCCTTCTTCAACTTCCAGGCCCCCTTCGGCGGCTTCAAACAGTCCGGCTACGGCCGCGAGCTGGGCCGCCACGGCGTGATGGAGTTCCTGGAACCCCAGTCGGTGCAACTCAAGGCCTGA